From Luteococcus japonicus, one genomic window encodes:
- a CDS encoding helix-turn-helix domain-containing protein: MPRGGTQPGRVGDQGPGRGRTRGNAEFISIKDAAELLAVSEVTIRRMIRRGELHGYRVGRRLILLRVDELEGHLSSRVSSACCPGCNRKTV, translated from the coding sequence ATGCCCCGAGGGGGAACGCAGCCAGGTCGCGTGGGAGACCAAGGACCCGGCCGAGGGAGAACGCGGGGGAACGCCGAGTTCATCAGCATCAAGGACGCCGCAGAGCTGCTGGCCGTGAGCGAGGTGACGATCCGACGGATGATCCGACGTGGTGAATTGCACGGTTACCGAGTAGGACGGCGCCTGATCCTGCTTCGCGTGGACGAACTCGAGGGGCACCTTTCGTCACGGGTTAGCTCCGCATGCTGTCCGGGCTGCAACCGGAAGACCGTTTGA
- a CDS encoding ABC transporter permease, whose protein sequence is MSSVEILTANARMWRSVQADELPPQYWMLGVVVPLLFRSLVYVLLGRMIAGQAGLDWTYVGAVFLAITGSTISHTSDVPIYDVWFRTYPAVSRAAAPVVLQYLARTGVLAARAFVEAIVVCVVIGLLVDSPAHVLSVLRHSWTLLPALAACIAFGLAIIAPAIGNDSQDLIHNTAGTLVILTSGALLTPGAAPWLHILGGVLPLQHALDAMRASLAGRSPWPGVAGELLVATGWLLVAAIAYRIVDHRTRSSGRGAMQG, encoded by the coding sequence TTGAGCTCGGTTGAGATCCTCACCGCCAACGCGCGGATGTGGCGCAGCGTCCAGGCCGATGAGTTGCCGCCGCAGTACTGGATGCTGGGAGTGGTCGTTCCACTGCTGTTCCGGAGCCTGGTCTACGTGCTGCTCGGACGCATGATCGCGGGCCAGGCGGGCCTCGACTGGACCTACGTGGGTGCAGTATTCCTCGCCATCACCGGCTCGACCATCTCGCACACCTCCGACGTCCCGATCTACGACGTCTGGTTCCGGACCTACCCGGCCGTCAGCCGCGCGGCGGCTCCCGTGGTACTGCAATACCTGGCGCGCACCGGAGTGCTGGCAGCTCGGGCCTTCGTCGAGGCCATCGTGGTCTGCGTGGTGATCGGACTGCTCGTGGACAGTCCCGCACACGTGCTGTCCGTGCTACGACACAGCTGGACGCTGTTGCCGGCGCTGGCGGCGTGCATCGCCTTCGGTCTGGCGATCATTGCACCCGCCATCGGCAACGACTCGCAGGACCTCATCCACAACACGGCTGGGACGCTGGTCATCCTGACCTCGGGCGCACTGCTCACCCCCGGGGCGGCGCCATGGCTGCACATCCTGGGCGGTGTTCTGCCCTTGCAGCATGCCTTGGACGCGATGCGCGCCAGCCTTGCCGGACGAAGCCCCTGGCCCGGAGTAGCGGGGGAGCTGCTGGTCGCCACCGGGTGGCTACTCGTGGCCGCGATCGCCTACCGCATCGTTGATCATCGGACGCGCTCGTCCGGACGCGGTGCCATGCAGGGTTGA
- a CDS encoding ABC transporter permease has product MTGFLAMVTCQLKVVMSRPMNLVTGLVSPAVWMVLVMLPRLDRLTPEQATQAFSGVLLASFWGASLWSGAGIIRRERQSGTLGVSFTGRLSPLMVLVGKTVGGVLYDTCLILATNTAFVLALGIPVRVASPMALAVGLLTVLAGGVASSLMIGACLMLTKHAFQLTTAVGAPVLFFAGTIIPYDQLPTWVAWVGSVLNISWLQRFLASTATHPRWDLWAAAASISVLYALVGAKALQVLLRRARKEATLELG; this is encoded by the coding sequence GTGACCGGCTTCCTGGCCATGGTGACCTGCCAGCTCAAAGTGGTCATGTCGCGTCCCATGAACCTGGTGACCGGGCTCGTCAGCCCGGCCGTGTGGATGGTCCTGGTGATGCTGCCGCGGCTTGACCGACTGACCCCGGAACAGGCCACCCAGGCCTTCAGCGGGGTGCTGCTCGCATCTTTCTGGGGTGCATCGCTCTGGTCGGGTGCCGGCATCATCCGACGAGAGCGTCAGTCGGGAACGCTGGGCGTCTCCTTCACCGGTCGGCTCTCGCCCCTGATGGTGCTGGTGGGCAAGACGGTCGGGGGAGTGCTCTACGACACCTGCCTCATCCTGGCCACCAACACGGCCTTCGTGCTGGCGCTGGGAATCCCGGTGCGCGTGGCCTCCCCGATGGCGCTGGCCGTCGGGCTGCTGACCGTCCTGGCGGGTGGTGTGGCGTCGAGCCTCATGATCGGGGCCTGCCTGATGCTGACCAAGCATGCCTTCCAGCTGACCACGGCCGTGGGAGCCCCGGTGCTCTTCTTCGCCGGCACGATCATCCCCTACGACCAGCTGCCGACGTGGGTGGCCTGGGTGGGATCGGTGCTGAACATCTCGTGGCTGCAGCGGTTCCTCGCCTCCACCGCCACCCATCCCCGGTGGGACCTGTGGGCAGCTGCCGCGAGCATCTCCGTCCTGTACGCACTCGTGGGAGCCAAGGCGTTGCAGGTACTGCTGCGCCGTGCACGAAAGGAAGCCACCCTTGAGCTCGGTTGA
- a CDS encoding tyrosine-type recombinase/integrase, whose product MAPATFASKIDAEGWLAQERRLIDLGVWQPPDTREPDPSITAPTPREKPKQPCPTLREYSQTWLADRIATPQGDAGSLRPSSQKDYQMLLRNHILPALGDKRLDEIDLDDVVAWHRAMAKKKKIARTRSKSYSLLRGIVRVERGVAWVAGEVVIGPPKTKAGKRRVAIPPHIIPDLRRHLTTYVSSGPNALLFPSDDGRNIRPSTFLRAWHRACAKAGREDLKFHHLRHTGAVLAAQSGATLSELMGRLGHATPAMAMIYQHAAADRDREIAKHLSEMARKASAS is encoded by the coding sequence ATGGCACCTGCCACGTTCGCGTCGAAGATCGACGCCGAAGGCTGGTTGGCCCAGGAGCGGCGACTGATCGACCTCGGCGTGTGGCAGCCGCCGGACACCCGCGAACCAGACCCCTCCATCACGGCGCCGACGCCACGGGAGAAGCCAAAGCAACCCTGCCCCACACTGCGGGAGTACTCGCAGACCTGGCTGGCGGACCGGATCGCCACTCCCCAGGGCGACGCTGGGTCACTGCGCCCCTCGTCCCAGAAGGACTACCAGATGCTGTTGCGCAACCACATCCTGCCAGCACTTGGCGACAAGCGACTGGACGAGATCGACCTGGACGACGTGGTGGCGTGGCACCGCGCCATGGCGAAGAAGAAGAAGATTGCGCGCACCCGGTCAAAGTCGTACAGCTTGCTGCGCGGCATCGTGCGCGTGGAGCGCGGTGTCGCCTGGGTGGCCGGCGAAGTAGTGATCGGCCCGCCCAAGACGAAGGCCGGCAAGCGCCGCGTGGCGATCCCGCCGCACATCATCCCCGACCTGCGACGCCACCTGACGACCTACGTTTCGTCGGGGCCGAACGCCCTGCTCTTCCCATCCGATGACGGACGCAACATTCGGCCGTCGACCTTCTTGCGCGCTTGGCATCGCGCCTGCGCCAAGGCTGGACGGGAGGACCTGAAGTTCCACCACCTGCGCCACACCGGCGCGGTACTGGCAGCCCAGTCGGGGGCGACGCTCTCGGAGTTGATGGGGCGCCTCGGCCATGCGACGCCGGCCATGGCGATGATCTACCAGCACGCCGCTGCGGACCGGGACCGCGAGATCGCCAAGCACTTGTCCGAGATGGCACGGAAGGCGAGCGCCTCGTGA
- a CDS encoding ABC transporter ATP-binding protein — translation MSTAIHLDGLTRTFRDGARTVTALERVSLDVPTGQLVAVLGENGAGKTTLTKILSTMLFPSSGSVSVFGHDVVKDAKQVRRDTTVIFGGDRGLYEMLTGRDNLEYFGALHGVGRRELKRRIPELLDEVGLAEAGRRKVQTYSKGMRQRLHIAVGLLTEPRLLLLDEPTVGLDPNESERLRGVIAGMHAGGTTVLLTSHNLLDVERLAQRVVMISHGTITHDLPLAEFRRLTGLDAVVTAHLGVGERAREVVVPVERWTGSVLADLARRFQDEELVDLDVRPSSLEDAFALASGKVIGSDR, via the coding sequence ATGAGCACTGCCATCCACCTCGACGGCCTGACGAGGACCTTCCGAGACGGCGCCCGGACCGTCACCGCACTCGAACGCGTCAGCCTTGACGTCCCCACCGGCCAGCTGGTCGCCGTGCTGGGAGAGAACGGGGCCGGCAAGACGACCCTGACGAAGATCCTCTCGACGATGCTCTTCCCATCGAGCGGTTCGGTGTCTGTCTTCGGGCACGATGTCGTCAAGGACGCGAAGCAGGTTCGTCGCGACACCACGGTGATCTTCGGAGGCGACCGTGGCCTCTACGAGATGCTCACGGGCAGGGACAACCTCGAGTACTTCGGCGCCTTGCACGGCGTCGGTCGCCGGGAACTGAAGCGCCGCATTCCCGAACTGCTGGATGAGGTGGGCCTAGCCGAGGCCGGCCGACGCAAGGTGCAAACCTACTCGAAGGGCATGCGGCAACGTCTCCACATCGCCGTCGGCCTGCTCACCGAACCCCGCCTGCTGCTGTTGGACGAACCCACCGTGGGTCTCGACCCCAACGAGTCCGAGCGGCTGCGCGGCGTGATCGCCGGCATGCACGCCGGAGGGACGACTGTGCTTCTCACCTCGCACAACCTGCTGGACGTGGAACGCCTCGCGCAGCGCGTGGTGATGATCAGCCACGGCACCATCACCCACGACCTGCCGCTGGCCGAGTTCCGTCGGCTGACCGGGCTGGATGCCGTCGTCACCGCGCACCTCGGGGTCGGGGAACGTGCTCGTGAGGTTGTGGTGCCGGTTGAGCGCTGGACGGGATCGGTACTCGCTGACCTCGCACGACGCTTCCAAGACGAGGAGCTCGTCGACCTCGACGTGCGGCCGTCCAGCCTGGAGGACGCGTTCGCCCTCGCCTCGGGCAAGGTCATCGGGAGCGACCGGTGA
- a CDS encoding TIGR04255 family protein: MSREKWRPFTNGAELTQKPDGRDLAMVLWQVRWAELASLRDDKLFMAAVDRLGDAFAQYPFYQHANEIQLQITPLGVTQTPGSVTARWESTDREWLVIVSAQSFTLCKLGAYESFDIFAERVTVLLEDLIRAFAVPEIERVGVRYVNRLQGDALNSLHTVFPKREQPRETLSEEVTVMESVCTTTMQVSGIRFNVRSGMIPPGQTVDPAILPMDQVSWVLDLDATLEKRMPPTVDDIVATAGRLADLNYDYYLWARGATRLNEQKEVHGDSHR; this comes from the coding sequence ATGTCAAGAGAAAAGTGGCGTCCGTTCACCAATGGTGCAGAACTGACCCAGAAGCCAGATGGCCGCGATCTGGCCATGGTGCTCTGGCAGGTGCGCTGGGCCGAACTGGCCAGCCTCCGTGATGACAAACTGTTCATGGCAGCAGTCGATCGCCTGGGTGATGCCTTCGCCCAGTACCCCTTCTACCAGCACGCCAACGAGATCCAGCTCCAGATCACACCCCTTGGGGTCACGCAGACACCCGGCAGCGTCACCGCTCGCTGGGAGTCGACGGATCGAGAGTGGCTAGTGATCGTGTCTGCGCAGTCCTTCACATTGTGCAAGCTAGGAGCCTATGAGTCCTTTGACATCTTCGCCGAACGCGTCACTGTCCTGCTGGAGGACCTCATCCGAGCCTTCGCAGTACCTGAGATCGAGCGCGTCGGCGTCCGCTACGTCAACCGCCTACAGGGGGACGCCCTGAATTCTCTTCATACCGTCTTCCCCAAGCGAGAACAGCCGAGAGAAACCCTGTCCGAAGAAGTCACGGTCATGGAATCCGTGTGTACGACCACCATGCAGGTCTCGGGGATTCGGTTCAACGTTAGATCTGGCATGATCCCGCCGGGACAGACGGTGGACCCCGCTATCCTCCCTATGGATCAAGTCAGCTGGGTGCTTGATCTGGATGCAACGCTTGAGAAGCGGATGCCACCCACCGTCGATGACATCGTGGCGACAGCTGGCCGTCTTGCCGATCTCAACTACGATTATTACCTGTGGGCGCGTGGCGCTACACGCCTTAACGAGCAAAAGGAGGTACATGGTGACTCCCACCGTTAG
- a CDS encoding helix-turn-helix domain-containing protein gives MVTPTVRATDLAIGFFVGVTSLTTASSAAPLNPLPPMTAAVVRDDSSRRAINAVTPAMNQTTQSTPAERVERLRSGFGLSAEQLARLFGVSRRTVNNWIAGRPLSEENLRRLMRIESGFANVIGSPEERRIAIFSFPVAGGLSLYETLRVEVDADVLQEVGLDPTDQLGFA, from the coding sequence ATGGTGACTCCCACCGTTAGGGCTACGGACCTCGCGATTGGCTTCTTTGTGGGCGTCACGAGTTTGACTACCGCAAGCAGTGCAGCGCCACTGAACCCGCTGCCGCCAATGACAGCAGCCGTCGTCCGTGACGATTCCTCACGTCGCGCCATCAATGCAGTCACCCCTGCCATGAACCAAACGACTCAGTCGACCCCTGCCGAGCGCGTGGAGCGACTGCGAAGCGGCTTTGGGCTGTCTGCCGAACAGCTGGCTCGCCTATTCGGGGTGTCCCGCCGCACCGTCAACAACTGGATCGCGGGTCGGCCTCTGTCAGAAGAAAACCTTCGTCGCTTGATGCGCATCGAGTCTGGTTTTGCCAACGTGATTGGAAGCCCGGAGGAACGGCGCATTGCTATCTTTTCTTTTCCCGTAGCTGGGGGCCTCAGTCTCTATGAGACGCTCAGGGTCGAAGTCGACGCCGACGTGCTCCAAGAGGTCGGCTTGGACCCGACCGATCAGCTGGGGTTCGCATAA
- a CDS encoding alpha/beta fold hydrolase — translation MTAITRENTSRFVQTKKFKVHYHDAGEGDVIVMLHGSGPGATGWSNFSQNIEVLSQHYRVLAIDMPGWGESDPVTYQEREHSTTLAEVLDELGIDKIALIGNSMGGGTSVRFAYEYPERVTHLITMGSSSGESVEMGPGGLTEGLKILQKGYRKPGFETMRELVDVMCFDGSFATDELVQARADAVLAMPEHAKNFIDGSGKRPIVELDWKKVRTISAPTLLFHGRDDRVVHFEHSLRLTSMIKNSRLVLINQCGHWLQIEHAEEFNRLVLDFLANN, via the coding sequence ATGACGGCCATCACCCGGGAGAACACCAGCCGCTTCGTGCAGACGAAGAAGTTCAAGGTCCACTACCATGACGCCGGCGAGGGCGACGTGATCGTCATGCTGCACGGTTCGGGCCCCGGCGCCACCGGATGGTCCAACTTCAGCCAGAACATCGAGGTGCTCAGCCAGCACTACCGCGTCCTGGCCATCGACATGCCCGGCTGGGGAGAATCGGATCCCGTCACCTACCAGGAACGCGAGCACTCCACGACGCTCGCCGAGGTTCTCGACGAGCTGGGAATCGACAAGATCGCCCTGATCGGCAACTCGATGGGCGGCGGTACCAGCGTGCGCTTCGCCTACGAGTACCCCGAGCGCGTCACCCACCTGATCACCATGGGCTCGTCCTCGGGTGAGAGCGTCGAGATGGGCCCCGGCGGCCTCACCGAGGGCCTCAAGATCCTGCAGAAGGGCTACCGCAAGCCCGGCTTCGAGACCATGCGTGAGCTGGTCGACGTGATGTGCTTCGACGGCTCCTTCGCCACCGACGAGCTGGTCCAGGCCCGCGCCGACGCCGTGCTGGCCATGCCGGAGCATGCCAAGAACTTCATCGACGGCAGCGGCAAGCGCCCCATCGTCGAGCTGGACTGGAAGAAGGTGCGCACCATCTCCGCACCCACCCTGCTCTTCCATGGCCGCGATGACCGCGTCGTGCACTTCGAGCACTCGCTGCGCCTCACCAGCATGATCAAGAACTCCCGCCTGGTGCTGATCAACCAGTGCGGCCATTGGCTGCAGATCGAGCATGCTGAGGAGTTCAACCGCCTCGTGCTGGACTTCCTCGCCAACAACTGA
- the mobF gene encoding MobF family relaxase, with protein MSMQKLAAGTGYAYLTKQVARQDVAERGHVTLASYYSERGEVPGVWAGSGLAGIDGLAAGDVVTPEQMRALFGAGLHPLAELPSPRFEGEQPTAEQIRDAKKLGQPFRGASVTAFQREVADRLDAATRGRILDRADQAAMLAEIRTQVATEGFIAEHGRQPSELELSARLARELKAPAGVAGFDLTFSPVKSVSALWALADPSTAAIVERAHQAAIGDALRMIEQHALFTRVGKGGAYQVETRGLVAAAFTHRDSRAGDPDLHTHVVVANKVQTRDGRWLALDARVLYKAKVAASETYNTALEAHLQAALPVRFAPRVEGERLANQGKRAVRELIGVSPELVREWSARRRAIEHRTDELAADFQRRHGRVPTSNEQLALAQQANLETRDAKHEPRTLAEQRRMWRTQADQLLGRGGVDAMLSTVLRQPQARSRAFDEQWLHTAARQVVAVMEDHRAVWGPWHVRAEAQRLAREQDVPLARLDDLVEQVIHLSLNTHSVQLRAAEDGAGTALYSSTRILDAEQSLIDRADSFDAPRLPTEVVEAAITASPVALNEGQQALVRELATSGQRLQVALAPAGTGKTTAVTALANAWAAAGGNVLGLAPSAAAAQQLGDHIPGTCDTLAKYRWTLDHLDRPRPEWWEQVDRRTLVIVDEAAMASTPLLADVIGNLTSRGATVRMLGDDQQLAAIGAGGIVRDLAERQQAPRLDQAVRFQNSEEAAAVAKIRQGNPVGLRFHLANGRIHEGAGTLAYTEMIRAWASDRAAGKDSIMLASTRDDVALLNQLAQRQLMGERCRGRLMQFDDGTQIGAGDRIITRRNDRGLALSRSDWVKNGDRWTVDEVRRDGSLVVTSERNGRRTTLPANYAAEHVQLGYATTIHTAQGLTADTSHTLLTGDESRQQLYTAITRGRNENHVHHAVSVPPEAGAAPTAVLAEVLQDVVHRDESLSSAWSLVRSRLVTASPTTRMPPTSHRPSHLEGRCAASPSR; from the coding sequence ATGAGCATGCAGAAGTTGGCCGCGGGGACCGGCTACGCCTACCTGACCAAGCAGGTGGCGCGGCAGGACGTGGCCGAGCGTGGGCATGTCACGTTGGCGTCCTACTACTCGGAACGGGGCGAGGTTCCGGGCGTCTGGGCCGGTTCGGGCCTGGCTGGCATCGACGGCCTTGCTGCCGGCGACGTGGTGACGCCGGAACAGATGCGCGCGCTCTTCGGCGCCGGGCTCCATCCCCTGGCCGAGTTGCCGTCACCGAGGTTCGAAGGCGAGCAGCCCACGGCCGAGCAGATTCGTGATGCCAAGAAACTGGGGCAGCCGTTTCGCGGGGCATCGGTCACGGCTTTTCAGCGAGAGGTGGCGGACCGGCTCGATGCCGCGACCCGTGGCCGCATCCTGGACCGGGCCGACCAAGCGGCAATGTTGGCCGAGATCCGCACCCAGGTCGCTACCGAGGGGTTCATCGCAGAACATGGGAGGCAGCCGAGCGAACTCGAGCTGTCGGCGCGCCTGGCCCGTGAGTTGAAGGCGCCGGCCGGGGTGGCCGGTTTCGACCTGACCTTCTCTCCAGTGAAGTCGGTCTCGGCCTTGTGGGCGCTGGCCGATCCGTCCACTGCTGCGATCGTGGAGCGGGCCCATCAAGCGGCGATCGGGGACGCGCTCCGCATGATCGAGCAGCATGCGCTGTTCACCAGAGTGGGCAAGGGCGGCGCCTACCAAGTCGAGACCAGAGGGTTGGTGGCCGCTGCGTTCACTCACCGCGACAGTCGGGCTGGCGACCCGGATCTGCACACCCACGTCGTTGTGGCCAACAAGGTCCAGACCCGCGACGGACGGTGGCTAGCACTGGATGCGCGCGTCCTCTACAAGGCCAAGGTCGCCGCTTCGGAGACGTACAACACCGCCTTGGAAGCGCATCTGCAGGCCGCGCTGCCCGTCCGGTTCGCACCACGTGTCGAGGGAGAACGCCTAGCCAATCAGGGGAAACGCGCCGTCCGGGAACTGATCGGCGTCTCGCCAGAGCTGGTCCGGGAGTGGTCGGCTCGGCGGCGGGCGATCGAGCATCGCACCGACGAACTGGCGGCTGACTTCCAGCGTCGCCATGGTCGTGTCCCCACCAGCAACGAGCAGCTGGCCCTGGCCCAGCAGGCGAACCTGGAAACCCGCGACGCCAAGCACGAGCCCCGCACGCTGGCCGAGCAGCGCCGCATGTGGCGGACTCAGGCGGACCAACTCCTCGGCCGCGGTGGTGTCGACGCGATGCTGTCGACCGTCCTGCGCCAGCCACAGGCTCGATCCCGTGCCTTCGACGAGCAGTGGCTTCACACGGCCGCGCGGCAGGTCGTCGCAGTGATGGAGGACCATCGCGCCGTGTGGGGACCGTGGCACGTACGCGCCGAGGCCCAACGGTTGGCGCGGGAGCAGGACGTGCCGTTAGCCCGGTTGGACGATCTGGTCGAGCAGGTCATCCACCTCTCCCTGAACACCCACTCGGTCCAGCTGCGTGCTGCCGAGGACGGCGCCGGCACCGCGCTCTACTCCTCGACGCGGATCCTTGATGCCGAACAGAGCCTGATCGATCGGGCGGACAGCTTTGACGCCCCCAGGCTTCCGACGGAGGTGGTCGAAGCAGCGATCACTGCGTCTCCCGTCGCACTGAACGAAGGGCAGCAGGCGCTGGTGCGGGAGCTGGCCACCTCGGGTCAGCGGCTGCAGGTCGCCCTGGCTCCGGCCGGGACCGGCAAGACCACAGCCGTCACCGCACTCGCCAACGCCTGGGCGGCTGCTGGTGGCAACGTCCTGGGCCTGGCACCATCAGCCGCGGCAGCTCAGCAGCTCGGTGACCACATCCCTGGCACCTGCGACACGCTGGCGAAGTACCGGTGGACCCTGGACCACCTCGACAGGCCACGTCCTGAATGGTGGGAGCAAGTCGACCGTCGCACGCTGGTGATCGTCGACGAAGCCGCCATGGCCAGCACGCCATTGCTCGCCGACGTCATCGGCAACCTCACCTCCCGAGGAGCGACGGTGCGCATGCTCGGCGACGACCAGCAACTCGCGGCCATCGGCGCCGGCGGCATCGTCCGCGACTTGGCCGAGCGCCAACAGGCCCCGCGCCTCGACCAAGCGGTGCGCTTCCAGAATTCAGAGGAGGCCGCAGCTGTCGCAAAGATCCGCCAGGGCAACCCCGTCGGTCTCCGCTTCCACCTGGCAAATGGCCGCATCCACGAAGGCGCCGGGACCCTCGCCTACACCGAGATGATCCGCGCCTGGGCGAGCGATCGCGCAGCCGGCAAGGACTCGATCATGCTCGCGTCCACCCGCGATGACGTGGCCCTTCTCAACCAGCTCGCCCAGCGGCAGCTGATGGGGGAGCGGTGCCGCGGTCGCCTGATGCAATTCGACGATGGCACGCAGATCGGCGCCGGAGACCGGATCATCACGCGCCGGAACGACCGCGGACTGGCCCTGTCGCGGAGCGACTGGGTGAAGAACGGCGATCGCTGGACGGTCGACGAGGTCCGCCGCGACGGGTCGCTGGTCGTCACCAGCGAGCGCAATGGACGTCGCACGACGCTGCCAGCCAACTACGCGGCCGAGCACGTGCAGCTGGGCTACGCGACGACCATCCACACCGCCCAGGGGTTGACCGCCGACACCAGCCACACGCTGCTCACAGGTGACGAGAGCCGCCAGCAGCTCTATACCGCCATCACCCGAGGCCGCAACGAGAACCATGTGCACCACGCCGTCAGCGTCCCACCCGAGGCCGGCGCCGCGCCAACCGCCGTGTTGGCAGAAGTCCTCCAGGACGTGGTCCACCGCGACGAATCCCTCTCTTCCGCATGGAGCTTGGTGCGAAGCCGACTCGTAACCGCATCGCCGACGACGCGGATGCCGCCTACCAGCCACCGTCCGTCGCACCTCGAAGGCAGGTGTGCGGCATCTCCTTCTCGCTGA
- a CDS encoding DUF2971 domain-containing protein codes for MQSGYIFVPPLYHYTDTSGFMGIIESGSLWATRASFLNDTRGFSAGREAITQWLIDELPNEAVRKFSKLILDLLFVPRIGDSLFISSLSVQGDRLSQWRAYAPTCGYCLEFDLRASPLEHMPVPVTYVHDGWRPSEEDGLLPSALRESFHTIASEYFDSVKPYAHIEDEDRESAREEIAKHLQEFIRTDEFVRMVASAATCKDNSFTEEEEWRIILFPAKGRDERIRYRKSPLGLTPYIPIDISHETGRLPLRSVTIGPGPEIDLRCRTAKEFLYSHGYTSTPVRPSASPLRV; via the coding sequence ATGCAGTCGGGATACATCTTTGTTCCGCCCCTCTACCACTACACCGACACCAGCGGGTTCATGGGAATCATTGAATCTGGATCCCTCTGGGCCACACGTGCCTCGTTCCTCAATGACACACGCGGGTTTTCCGCAGGCAGAGAAGCCATCACACAATGGCTAATCGACGAGCTACCCAACGAAGCAGTGAGAAAATTCTCAAAGCTCATCTTGGATCTCCTATTCGTGCCCCGAATCGGCGACTCCTTGTTCATTTCTTCACTTAGTGTCCAGGGCGATCGATTAAGCCAATGGCGGGCCTATGCGCCTACTTGTGGCTACTGCCTCGAGTTTGACCTGCGAGCCTCACCATTGGAGCACATGCCCGTTCCAGTAACTTATGTCCACGACGGATGGAGACCCTCCGAAGAGGACGGCCTTCTACCCTCTGCGCTCCGCGAATCTTTCCACACCATTGCTAGCGAGTATTTTGACTCCGTGAAACCTTACGCTCACATCGAGGATGAGGATCGCGAGTCTGCGAGAGAGGAGATTGCGAAGCACTTGCAAGAATTCATTCGAACGGATGAATTCGTGAGGATGGTGGCGAGCGCGGCCACTTGCAAGGACAATTCATTTACAGAAGAAGAGGAGTGGCGCATCATCCTCTTTCCCGCGAAGGGGCGCGATGAGAGGATCCGTTACCGCAAGTCACCCCTTGGCTTGACCCCCTACATACCAATCGACATCTCGCACGAAACCGGTCGGCTTCCCTTACGGTCAGTGACCATCGGTCCTGGGCCAGAAATTGACCTTCGCTGCCGCACCGCCAAGGAGTTCCTCTACTCCCACGGATACACGTCAACCCCAGTGAGGCCAAGCGCAAGCCCGCTTAGGGTCTAA
- a CDS encoding 2-keto-4-pentenoate hydratase, translating to MTQEDQMQTTPQYQQIAEALLGAYRTGEPVAPPREQLEGMTLDDAYAVQFLQEQHFVADGDPVVGRKIGLTSFAMQEQLGVDQPDFGFVTASRAHGDDAHFAPDDFISPKVEPELALVLGKDLQGPGVTLEQAVDAVATVHAALEIIDSRVANWDIKLVDTVADNASCGAIAWAKEPMDVDVAKLDEVAGRLLVDGKTLASGKGSDVMGHPVAPLAWLANVLGERGVALSAGQVVLTGSFTAAAPVTQGSTAAAEFGELGRLEITF from the coding sequence ATGACCCAGGAGGACCAGATGCAGACCACGCCGCAGTACCAGCAGATCGCCGAAGCCCTCCTGGGCGCCTACCGCACAGGCGAGCCCGTCGCCCCTCCGCGCGAACAGCTCGAGGGCATGACGCTGGACGACGCCTATGCGGTCCAGTTCCTGCAGGAGCAGCACTTCGTCGCCGACGGTGACCCCGTCGTGGGGCGCAAGATCGGCCTGACCTCCTTCGCCATGCAGGAGCAACTGGGAGTCGACCAGCCGGACTTCGGTTTCGTCACGGCCTCGCGTGCCCACGGGGACGATGCCCACTTCGCACCCGACGACTTCATCTCCCCCAAGGTGGAGCCGGAGCTGGCGCTGGTGCTCGGCAAGGACCTCCAGGGCCCCGGCGTCACGCTGGAACAGGCCGTCGACGCCGTCGCCACCGTGCACGCGGCGCTGGAGATCATCGACTCCCGCGTTGCCAACTGGGACATCAAGCTGGTCGACACCGTCGCCGACAATGCCTCCTGTGGCGCCATCGCCTGGGCCAAGGAGCCGATGGACGTCGACGTCGCCAAGCTCGACGAGGTGGCCGGCAGGCTGCTCGTCGACGGCAAGACCCTCGCCAGTGGCAAGGGCAGCGACGTGATGGGACACCCCGTCGCACCCCTGGCCTGGCTGGCGAACGTGCTGGGGGAGCGAGGGGTTGCCCTCAGCGCCGGTCAGGTGGTGCTCACCGGTTCCTTCACGGCAGCCGCTCCGGTCACCCAGGGCTCCACCGCTGCTGCGGAATTCGGGGAACTCGGTAGGCTGGAGATCACATTCTGA